The Pedobacter mucosus genome window below encodes:
- a CDS encoding AsmA family protein: MARWFKILLKIFSVLVILIILIWMAGTFYINRNKKEVLSSILEQLNKNLNGRITATSMEPTLLKGFPGVSVSLKGVLLNDSLIAQHKHDLLKAQDIDVSLSLFSLMAGNVSINKITINNAFVYLYTDSNGYSNTSIFRKKKKNTDTTSSKSTALEVKKIDFNNVSFIVDNQKKHKLFNFAINELKGKIEYPDSGWTGTLKLNTLVKSFAFNTKRGSFLKDKVLSGTLSFHYNNELEVITVDPKQLNIGKYPFIIGAKINLAEKSSAFAISIAVDNILYKDVALLLAPNISSKLLKFGIEKPITVRGNIIDDGSGKYGDPLIKVGITVRNNIISIPAGTLTACNFDGSFTNQDTVGGIIGDENSSIKFYKLTAKYFNAPLKIDTFMVNNLSRPIATGLVTSQFPLLNLNNSLGTNDFEFKNGTANLSLYCQADIDNFRFTKPIVSGKIQIANADILYIPRQLHLVKSALNINFNQNDLSIENGHFQLGKSELNVSCRIANFANLYYTAPEKILVNLKMNSPQLYLKEFLPFLGPRSAKKTKSTGNKKIVSKELSNVLEVSKMNIHLTVNKAIYDNFIAKNLDADISLREGNIFFNKISVAHAGGLLSLTGSIAQESNSNSFKLNSKISHVSVKDFFYSFDDFGQKTITNKNLKGYLSSLVNISGRISQAGKILPRSINGKVVFNLSNAALVNFEPMVKVGKFAFANRNLSNVEIKKLDGTLNIRGDKVEILPMQINSSAMNFNVKGIYALGNGTDVSMDIPLRNPKGDENLDKQQKRDARMKGIVLHLKAVDDDKGGIKIRWNKDHD, encoded by the coding sequence AAATCTTAACGGAAGAATAACAGCTACTAGCATGGAACCTACGCTTTTGAAAGGTTTCCCTGGTGTTTCGGTATCGCTAAAAGGCGTATTATTAAATGATAGTTTAATTGCCCAACATAAACACGATTTGTTAAAAGCCCAAGATATTGATGTTTCCTTAAGTTTATTTTCTTTAATGGCAGGCAATGTTAGCATCAATAAAATCACCATCAATAATGCTTTCGTTTACTTATACACTGATAGTAATGGCTATAGCAACACCAGTATTTTCCGTAAAAAGAAGAAAAATACGGATACAACTTCAAGTAAATCGACTGCACTTGAGGTTAAAAAAATTGATTTTAATAATGTTAGCTTTATAGTTGACAATCAGAAAAAACATAAGCTTTTTAATTTTGCCATTAACGAACTCAAAGGAAAAATAGAATATCCAGATTCTGGTTGGACAGGCACCTTAAAACTAAATACTTTGGTTAAAAGCTTTGCTTTTAATACAAAAAGAGGAAGTTTTTTAAAAGATAAAGTTTTATCTGGTACGCTTTCATTTCACTACAATAATGAATTAGAAGTAATTACAGTTGATCCGAAGCAGCTTAACATAGGCAAATACCCTTTTATTATTGGCGCAAAAATTAATCTTGCAGAAAAATCGTCTGCATTTGCCATCAGTATTGCAGTTGATAATATTCTTTATAAAGACGTTGCACTTTTGCTAGCACCAAATATTTCGAGTAAGCTATTAAAGTTTGGCATTGAAAAACCGATTACTGTTAGGGGAAATATTATTGACGATGGCAGTGGTAAATATGGTGATCCACTAATTAAAGTTGGTATTACCGTTAGAAACAATATTATTTCAATCCCAGCTGGAACATTAACAGCTTGTAATTTCGATGGATCATTTACAAATCAGGATACCGTTGGAGGCATTATTGGTGATGAAAACTCATCCATCAAATTTTATAAACTTACAGCAAAGTATTTCAATGCACCTTTGAAAATTGATACTTTTATGGTGAACAATTTATCAAGGCCGATTGCTACTGGTTTGGTAACATCTCAATTTCCTTTATTAAATTTAAATAACTCATTGGGTACAAATGATTTTGAGTTTAAAAATGGAACAGCAAACCTAAGTTTATATTGCCAAGCAGATATTGATAATTTTCGTTTCACTAAACCAATTGTATCAGGAAAAATCCAAATTGCAAATGCTGATATTCTATACATTCCACGTCAGTTACATTTAGTTAAAAGTGCATTAAATATAAATTTCAATCAAAATGATTTATCAATCGAAAACGGTCATTTCCAATTAGGCAAAAGTGAGCTCAATGTAAGTTGTCGGATTGCTAATTTTGCCAATCTTTATTATACAGCACCAGAAAAAATATTAGTAAACCTAAAAATGAATAGTCCTCAGTTATATTTAAAAGAGTTTCTTCCCTTTTTAGGACCTAGAAGTGCAAAAAAAACAAAATCAACTGGAAACAAAAAAATTGTTTCTAAAGAGTTAAGTAATGTGTTGGAGGTTTCAAAAATGAATATCCACTTAACCGTTAACAAGGCGATTTATGATAATTTTATTGCTAAAAATCTTGATGCAGACATTTCACTTCGTGAAGGAAACATTTTTTTTAACAAAATTAGTGTAGCACATGCTGGCGGATTATTATCGTTAACTGGAAGTATTGCTCAAGAAAGCAACTCAAATAGCTTTAAATTAAATTCGAAAATTAGCCACGTTAGCGTAAAAGACTTCTTTTACTCCTTTGATGATTTTGGACAAAAGACCATTACAAATAAAAATTTAAAAGGTTATTTATCCTCTTTGGTGAACATATCCGGTAGAATTTCTCAAGCAGGAAAAATCCTACCGCGTTCTATAAATGGTAAAGTTGTTTTTAATTTAAGCAATGCCGCTTTAGTCAACTTTGAACCAATGGTTAAAGTTGGGAAGTTCGCCTTCGCAAATAGAAATCTATCAAATGTTGAAATAAAAAAACTGGATGGTACGCTTAATATTCGCGGTGATAAAGTGGAAATTTTACCAATGCAAATAAACTCCAGTGCTATGAATTTTAATGTAAAAGGTATTTATGCTTTAGGAAATGGCACAGATGTTTCAATGGATATTCCACTTCGTAACCCGAAAGGTGATGAAAATCTGGATAAACAACAAAAGCGTGATGCGAGGATGAAAGGCATTGTATTACACCTGAAAGCGGTTGATGATGATAAAGGCGGAATAAAAATCAGGTGGAATAAGGATCATGATTAA